In Hermetia illucens chromosome 5, iHerIll2.2.curated.20191125, whole genome shotgun sequence, a single window of DNA contains:
- the LOC119657272 gene encoding WAP four-disulfide core domain protein 18-like, with the protein MAKPTIFLFLLLGLSTTIWPGANGQFSRVFSATKPGSCPPARDSSVCIVQCNSDMQCAGRYKCCPTSCGAACTIPVTQVRGRVEKEGQCPKSPEGPWVCTSRCSQDGDCRRNLKCCRNRCGALACQRPEFD; encoded by the exons ATGGCAAAGCCTACGATTTTCCTTTTCCTACTTTTGGGATTATCTACGA CAATTTGGCCAGGTGCAAATGGACAATTTTCCAGGGTGTTCAGTGCAACGAAGCCAGGCAGTTGCCCGCCAGCCAGGGATTCGTCCGTGTGCATCGTCCAGTGTAACTCAGACATGCAATGTGCAGGACGCTACAAGTGTTGTCCAACAAGTTGTGGAGCAGCCTGCACAATTCCGGTCACTCAGGTACGAGGAAGAGTCGAGAAGGAAGGGCAGTGTCCGAAATCCCCAGAAGGTCCTTGGGTTTGTACCAGCCGTTGTAGCCAAGACGGTGATTGCCGACGTAACTTAAAATGCTGCCGAAATCGATGCGGCGCTCTCGCATGCCAGCGTCCTGAATTCGATTAG